Proteins from a genomic interval of Gemmatimonadales bacterium:
- a CDS encoding ABC transporter permease: protein MTPKDSLPSGAPSSIRTRLSWSRVALSALGALLVLFIVGPLLRLLFLATPESLGQALHDHELLASIGLTLGTATAATLIGALLGVPLAYLLARRSFRGRRFVEAIVELPVVVPHPVAGIALLLFLGRNSAVGGMFAKFGIEFVSHVPGIVAGMLFVSVPILVSGAREAFRSVDPRLERVARTLGDPPAVVFRRVTLPLAGRGILAASVLAWARAVSEFGAIVLLTYNPQVASVLIYDRFTTIGLPAAIPAALLLLTVALGVFALVRVLQPAERR, encoded by the coding sequence ATGACCCCTAAAGATAGCCTGCCCTCCGGGGCCCCGTCATCGATCCGGACACGCCTCTCATGGAGCCGGGTCGCGCTGTCCGCGCTGGGCGCCCTGCTCGTCCTCTTCATCGTGGGGCCGCTCCTCCGGCTGCTCTTCCTCGCCACGCCCGAGAGCCTCGGCCAGGCGCTGCACGACCACGAACTGCTCGCGTCCATCGGCCTGACCCTCGGCACGGCCACTGCGGCGACACTCATCGGCGCCTTGCTCGGCGTACCGCTCGCCTATCTCCTGGCTCGCCGCAGCTTTCGCGGACGCCGCTTCGTCGAGGCGATCGTGGAACTGCCGGTTGTCGTCCCCCATCCGGTGGCCGGCATCGCGCTCCTCCTGTTTCTGGGGCGGAATTCCGCGGTCGGCGGGATGTTCGCGAAGTTCGGCATCGAGTTCGTCAGCCATGTTCCGGGCATCGTGGCCGGAATGCTCTTTGTCTCGGTGCCGATTCTCGTCAGCGGCGCCCGCGAAGCGTTTCGCTCGGTGGACCCCCGGCTCGAGCGGGTGGCGCGCACCCTCGGTGATCCGCCGGCCGTAGTATTCCGGCGGGTGACGCTCCCACTCGCCGGCCGCGGCATCCTGGCCGCCTCCGTACTCGCCTGGGCGCGGGCCGTCAGCGAGTTCGGCGCCATCGTCCTGCTCACCTACAACCCGCAGGTGGCGAGCGTCCTGATCTACGATCGCTTCACCACTATCGGGCTCCCCGCGGCGATCCCCGCCGCCCTGCTCCTCCTGACCGTGGCGCTTGGCGTCTTCGCCCTGGTGCGGGTCCTGCAGCCGGCGGAACGGCGATGA
- a CDS encoding NAD(P)-dependent oxidoreductase has product MRIAFLGLGAIGTPMAVHIAKAHELTVWNRTGTKATAFAGAHSCAVAATPREAVAGAEVVITCLSTSADVEGLLDGPDGMLAGIGKGALFLDCTSGDPDTTRKIGARLASVGVEFADAPVSGGTNGAEAGTLTVMVGGSDAIFQRARPVLECFGRRVEHMGPLGAGDAMKAVNNALLAVNLFAVGEGLTALVKSGISAQKAVEVLNASSGRSFVSEYLVPERVLTRLFPVTFRLALLDKDARIGAEFLEGQGVAGPVLHLTSELLAQARAALGEEADYLAPIQLIEREAGVELRG; this is encoded by the coding sequence ATGCGCATCGCTTTTCTCGGACTCGGCGCCATCGGCACGCCGATGGCCGTCCACATCGCCAAAGCCCACGAACTCACCGTCTGGAACCGGACCGGCACAAAGGCCACCGCGTTCGCCGGCGCCCACTCCTGTGCGGTGGCCGCGACCCCGCGCGAGGCGGTGGCCGGTGCCGAGGTGGTGATCACCTGCCTCTCCACCTCCGCCGACGTCGAGGGGCTGCTCGACGGCCCCGACGGGATGCTCGCGGGGATTGGGAAGGGGGCGCTCTTTCTCGACTGCACCTCCGGCGATCCTGACACCACCCGAAAGATCGGGGCGCGGCTCGCATCGGTCGGGGTCGAGTTTGCCGATGCTCCCGTGAGCGGCGGCACCAACGGCGCCGAGGCGGGCACACTGACGGTCATGGTGGGGGGGAGCGACGCGATTTTCCAGCGCGCCCGTCCGGTCCTGGAGTGTTTTGGTCGCCGGGTCGAGCACATGGGGCCGCTCGGTGCGGGGGACGCCATGAAGGCGGTCAACAACGCACTGCTGGCGGTCAACCTCTTTGCGGTTGGCGAGGGTCTGACCGCCCTGGTGAAGAGCGGCATCTCCGCCCAGAAGGCGGTGGAGGTCCTCAACGCCTCGAGCGGGCGGAGTTTTGTAAGTGAATACCTGGTCCCGGAGCGGGTGCTGACCCGCCTCTTTCCGGTCACCTTCCGGCTGGCGTTGCTCGACAAGGACGCACGCATCGGCGCCGAGTTCCTTGAGGGGCAGGGGGTCGCCGGTCCGGTGCTCCACCTGACGTCGGAATTGCTCGCTCAGGCGCGGGCCGCCCTCGGCGAAGAGGCCGACTACCTGGCGCCGATCCAGCTGATCGAGCGAGAGGCAGGGGTGGAGTTGCGCGGGTGA
- a CDS encoding TrmH family RNA methyltransferase: protein MTEPSAQNPGGAPILVLVAPQDIVNIASAVRLAKNFGITGIRLVNPEVFDPWRIEGIAHNTADLVARIETFSSLSDALADTVYSVALTARGRAAKRTVLEPREAATELVASAEAGPVAMVFGREDKGLSNDELDFCRALVSIPTSAEYTSMNLAQAIGVMSYETWRVRIGADITTKPPRRRAAPAAADQIEWLFTDWTRALWAIDFFKTRRHDHVMRSFREIIFRAGLDGREASLLRAMGIEVRRFLERAGVAPAGEPPEANAGEP, encoded by the coding sequence GTGACCGAGCCTTCCGCACAGAACCCGGGGGGCGCGCCGATCCTGGTGCTCGTCGCGCCGCAGGACATCGTCAACATCGCGAGCGCTGTCCGGCTGGCCAAGAACTTCGGCATCACCGGCATCCGCCTGGTGAACCCGGAGGTGTTCGATCCGTGGCGAATCGAGGGGATCGCCCACAACACCGCTGATCTCGTCGCCCGCATCGAGACCTTTTCCTCGCTCTCCGACGCCCTGGCCGACACCGTCTACAGCGTGGCGCTGACCGCGCGCGGGCGCGCGGCGAAGCGGACCGTGCTGGAACCGCGCGAGGCGGCCACCGAACTGGTGGCGAGCGCGGAGGCGGGGCCGGTGGCGATGGTCTTCGGCCGCGAAGACAAGGGGCTCAGCAACGACGAACTGGATTTCTGCCGTGCCCTGGTGTCCATCCCCACCAGCGCCGAGTACACCTCGATGAACCTGGCGCAGGCCATCGGGGTGATGAGTTACGAGACGTGGCGGGTCCGGATCGGTGCCGACATTACGACCAAACCGCCCCGGCGACGGGCGGCCCCCGCCGCGGCCGACCAGATCGAGTGGCTCTTCACCGACTGGACGCGCGCCCTCTGGGCCATCGACTTCTTCAAGACCCGCCGCCACGACCACGTGATGCGCTCGTTCCGGGAGATCATTTTCCGGGCGGGGCTCGACGGGCGGGAGGCGTCGCTGCTGCGGGCGATGGGCATCGAGGTGCGCCGCTTTCTGGAACGTGCGGGTGTGGCACCGGCCGGCGAGCCGCCCGAGGCCAACGCCGGCGAACCGTGA
- a CDS encoding DUF3788 family protein, with product MSRSTSYWKGNRYPDSAAEPEPKAPIKDLPAPAAARFKLVREGLRAIPGVVEHVKFLGPQWRWAWEYTLGNRKLCWMHVMQDGVSATFTISDGEERKASESRLPAAVAQAITEAQRTGPVRWCWLAFSDQRLATAFLSFAKKKAEWMRAEAPPGSLRRAAG from the coding sequence TTGAGCCGATCGACGTCGTATTGGAAGGGCAATCGGTATCCTGACTCTGCGGCGGAACCGGAGCCGAAAGCGCCGATCAAGGACCTGCCGGCCCCGGCCGCTGCGCGGTTCAAGCTGGTGCGCGAGGGCCTCCGGGCGATCCCCGGTGTGGTCGAGCACGTGAAATTCCTCGGGCCCCAGTGGCGCTGGGCGTGGGAATACACCCTCGGGAACCGAAAGCTCTGCTGGATGCATGTGATGCAGGACGGGGTGAGCGCCACCTTCACCATTTCCGATGGGGAAGAGCGGAAAGCGAGCGAATCGCGCCTGCCGGCCGCCGTGGCGCAGGCCATCACCGAGGCCCAACGCACCGGGCCGGTCCGCTGGTGCTGGCTGGCGTTCTCCGATCAGCGCCTGGCAACAGCCTTTCTCAGCTTCGCCAAGAAGAAGGCGGAGTGGATGCGCGCGGAGGCGCCGCCGGGTTCGCTCCGCCGGGCGGCTGGGTGA
- a CDS encoding cytochrome c3 family protein encodes MRKLASVFGGTLLLTLAVAFLARDAAATRQAAPAVNDSLIAPNLTPADSAALKGPRQPIFFRHDIHAGQYKINCQYCHYSVSVSSEPGIPSMGTCMNCHLVIGGTDSTAKVEIAKVRESYNTSTPVEWNRVYFLARHAHFPHMRHINAMGPNACATCHGDVTRTPQVFKVNNVNNMGFCINCHLERNVSRDCSVCHY; translated from the coding sequence ATGCGTAAGCTGGCCTCGGTGTTCGGCGGAACGCTGCTCTTGACGCTGGCTGTGGCGTTTCTCGCCCGAGATGCCGCGGCTACGAGGCAGGCAGCGCCGGCCGTCAACGACTCGCTCATTGCCCCGAACCTGACGCCCGCGGACTCGGCTGCGCTGAAGGGTCCGCGCCAGCCGATCTTCTTCCGGCACGACATTCACGCCGGGCAGTACAAGATCAATTGCCAATACTGCCACTACTCGGTCTCGGTGTCCTCGGAGCCGGGCATCCCGAGCATGGGCACCTGCATGAACTGCCACCTGGTCATCGGCGGCACCGATTCCACGGCCAAGGTGGAGATTGCCAAGGTCCGGGAGTCCTACAACACCAGCACGCCGGTCGAGTGGAACCGGGTCTACTTCCTGGCCCGGCATGCCCACTTTCCCCACATGCGGCACATCAACGCGATGGGTCCGAACGCCTGCGCCACGTGCCACGGCGACGTGACGCGCACGCCCCAGGTGTTCAAGGTGAACAACGTGAACAACATGGGCTTCTGCATCAACTGTCACCTGGAGCGGAACGTGTCGCGCGACTGTTCCGTCTGCCACTACTAG
- a CDS encoding 4Fe-4S dicluster domain-containing protein — MDETQDTGMDRRRFLTVLGVTGAGTAALTGCSTDRVQKLIPYLVQSEDQVPGIPTFYASTCTECAAGCGLHVKTREARAIKLEGNPAHPVNAGKLCARGQAGLQSLYNPNRVRGPQRRQADGGASDIPWTDAVAEFAAKASAAGGKVAVISGAGRGTFSDLLAEWTAALGGKVVRYQPFDHEPMRAANRQVFGVDTLPAYDFASARFILSFGADFLETWLAPVENQRGFAASHGYHDGTMSRHVALAPRMSLTGMNADEWFAIVPGAEATIALSMAQVILAERSSAPSDAMGLRGMLAAYAPEQVAQQTGLTAEQIQLLAREFVSAEPSLAVAGGIGSQHAGAAQVCAAVNILNYVAGNVGQTVRFGADLESGDGYAALAALQKEMEAGQIAVLLVHDANPVYALPKSSGFAAAMAKVPYKVSTALVLDETAAMCDLILPQSHALERWDDLRPRAGIQSLMQPVMEPVFDTLPAGEVLLRVAKAASGPLAGFQAASWDEYLKGQWQAVARSRGVVDFPGWWVNTLAQGGLYDTAPAPTAVRLASGAQQVAGASPSFTGEGDFLFAPSASPMLYDGRGADKPWLLENPDPVTKITWQSWVEIHPETAAELDIREGEIVRLVSASGSIEAPAYLYPGVRRDVVSAPLGYGHTNFGEYATGRGVNALDLLAAPGDAPFVPYVSARVALEKTNRYQKVAKTEGNNRQLGRGIAEAMPLAAAAKGLTPEEAHHEAAGGGAHEINTPRELDAIAGFAAAQKAATLKGNYVGDHPQWGMTIDLSKCTGCSACVTACYAENNIPTVGESEVLRGREMSWMRIERYYQGGAEGEPLETRFVPMLCQHCANAPCEPVCPVYAAYHTPDGLNGQVYNRCVGTRYCSNNCPFKVRYFNWFAYNKKAFPEPLNLQLNPDVTVRARGVMEKCTFCVQRIRGAQNAAALDKRALRDGDVTSACAQACPSDAIIFGDRMDPASRVALSAADPRGYHVFEETNVRPSITYLAKVLNGVEA; from the coding sequence ATGGACGAGACGCAAGACACCGGGATGGACCGACGGCGCTTCCTGACCGTGCTCGGCGTGACCGGGGCGGGCACGGCGGCGTTGACCGGGTGCTCCACGGACCGGGTGCAGAAACTGATTCCGTACCTGGTGCAGTCCGAGGACCAGGTGCCCGGCATCCCCACCTTCTACGCCAGCACCTGCACCGAGTGCGCCGCCGGGTGCGGGTTGCATGTGAAGACCCGCGAGGCCCGCGCGATCAAGCTGGAGGGCAACCCCGCGCACCCGGTCAACGCCGGGAAGCTCTGCGCCCGGGGCCAGGCGGGGTTGCAGTCACTCTACAATCCGAACCGCGTCCGGGGACCCCAGAGGCGGCAAGCCGACGGCGGCGCGTCCGACATCCCGTGGACCGACGCGGTGGCCGAGTTCGCCGCCAAGGCGAGCGCGGCGGGCGGCAAGGTGGCCGTCATCTCCGGGGCGGGGCGGGGGACGTTTTCCGATCTCCTCGCCGAGTGGACCGCGGCGCTCGGCGGCAAGGTGGTGCGCTACCAGCCCTTCGACCATGAGCCGATGCGGGCGGCCAACCGCCAGGTGTTCGGCGTCGATACGCTCCCGGCATACGACTTCGCCAGCGCGCGGTTCATCCTCTCGTTCGGGGCGGACTTCCTGGAGACCTGGCTGGCGCCGGTCGAGAACCAGCGCGGCTTCGCCGCCTCGCACGGCTATCACGACGGCACGATGTCCCGCCACGTGGCGCTCGCCCCGCGGATGTCCCTGACCGGGATGAACGCCGACGAGTGGTTTGCCATCGTGCCGGGCGCCGAGGCGACGATCGCGCTCTCCATGGCGCAGGTGATCCTGGCGGAGCGGAGCAGCGCGCCGTCCGACGCGATGGGATTGCGCGGGATGCTCGCCGCGTACGCTCCCGAGCAGGTGGCCCAGCAGACCGGCCTCACGGCGGAGCAGATTCAACTCCTGGCCCGCGAGTTCGTGTCGGCCGAGCCGAGCCTGGCGGTGGCTGGCGGCATCGGCAGCCAGCACGCCGGCGCCGCGCAGGTCTGCGCCGCGGTCAACATCCTCAACTACGTGGCCGGCAATGTCGGCCAGACGGTTCGGTTCGGCGCCGATCTCGAGTCGGGCGACGGCTACGCCGCCCTTGCCGCGCTGCAGAAGGAGATGGAGGCGGGGCAGATCGCGGTGCTGCTGGTCCACGACGCGAACCCGGTCTACGCGCTGCCGAAGAGCTCCGGTTTCGCGGCCGCCATGGCCAAGGTGCCGTACAAGGTCTCGACCGCGCTGGTGCTCGATGAAACGGCCGCGATGTGCGACCTCATCCTGCCGCAGTCGCACGCACTCGAGCGCTGGGACGACCTCCGCCCCCGCGCCGGGATCCAGTCGCTGATGCAGCCCGTCATGGAGCCGGTGTTCGACACGCTGCCGGCGGGCGAAGTGCTCCTGCGCGTGGCCAAGGCGGCGAGCGGGCCGCTCGCCGGTTTCCAGGCCGCGTCCTGGGACGAATACCTGAAGGGGCAGTGGCAGGCGGTGGCCCGGAGCCGCGGGGTCGTTGATTTCCCCGGCTGGTGGGTGAACACGCTGGCACAGGGCGGGCTCTACGACACCGCGCCGGCACCGACGGCGGTGCGCCTGGCGTCCGGGGCGCAGCAGGTGGCGGGCGCCTCGCCCTCGTTCACCGGCGAAGGGGATTTCCTCTTTGCGCCGTCCGCCTCCCCGATGCTCTACGACGGCCGTGGCGCCGACAAGCCGTGGCTGCTGGAGAACCCCGACCCGGTCACCAAGATCACCTGGCAGTCCTGGGTGGAAATCCATCCCGAGACGGCTGCCGAGCTCGACATTCGCGAAGGCGAGATCGTCCGCCTGGTGTCGGCGTCGGGCAGCATCGAGGCGCCGGCGTACCTCTACCCCGGTGTGCGTCGTGACGTGGTCTCGGCCCCGCTGGGCTACGGACACACCAATTTCGGCGAGTACGCCACCGGCCGGGGCGTCAACGCGCTCGACCTGCTGGCGGCGCCGGGCGACGCGCCCTTCGTGCCCTACGTCTCCGCCCGCGTCGCGCTGGAAAAGACCAATCGCTACCAGAAGGTGGCCAAGACGGAAGGCAACAACCGGCAGCTTGGCCGCGGCATCGCCGAGGCGATGCCGCTGGCGGCGGCGGCGAAGGGGCTGACTCCGGAAGAGGCGCATCACGAGGCGGCGGGGGGCGGGGCCCACGAGATCAACACGCCGCGCGAGCTCGATGCGATCGCCGGGTTCGCGGCGGCCCAGAAGGCAGCCACCCTCAAGGGCAATTATGTCGGTGACCATCCGCAGTGGGGGATGACCATCGACCTGTCCAAGTGCACCGGCTGTTCGGCGTGCGTCACCGCCTGCTACGCGGAGAACAACATCCCGACCGTGGGTGAGTCGGAGGTGCTGCGCGGCCGCGAGATGAGCTGGATGCGCATCGAACGGTACTACCAGGGGGGCGCCGAGGGGGAGCCGCTCGAGACGCGGTTCGTCCCGATGCTCTGCCAGCACTGCGCCAACGCGCCGTGCGAGCCGGTCTGCCCGGTGTACGCGGCCTACCACACGCCGGACGGCCTCAACGGCCAGGTCTACAACCGCTGCGTCGGCACCCGCTACTGCAGCAACAACTGTCCCTTCAAGGTGCGGTACTTCAACTGGTTTGCCTACAACAAGAAGGCGTTCCCGGAGCCGCTCAACCTGCAGCTCAACCCCGACGTGACAGTTCGCGCCCGGGGCGTGATGGAAAAGTGCACCTTCTGCGTGCAGCGGATTCGCGGCGCCCAGAACGCCGCCGCGCTGGACAAGCGCGCCCTCCGCGACGGCGACGTGACCAGCGCCTGCGCACAGGCCTGCCCGTCGGACGCCATCATCTTTGGCGACCGGATGGATCCGGCCAGCCGGGTGGCGCTGAGCGCGGCCGACCCGCGCGGGTACCACGTCTTTGAGGAGACCAACGTGCGGCCGTCCATCACCTATCTGGCCAAGGTCCTCAACGGGGTGGAGGCGTAA
- the nrfD gene encoding NrfD/PsrC family molybdoenzyme membrane anchor subunit: MSHTYTPTQTHAEVTRDVVATLGTPSRGYVMMLAGAVGLFLVGLFTFVMLLKDGLGLAGYSPPVMWSTYITTFVFWVGIGHAGTLISAILFLFRSQWRTAVYRATEAMTVFAVMTAGLFPIIHIGRQWIFYWLLPYPNQRYLWPNFKSPLLWDVFAISTYLTVSTTFLIVGLVPDIAAVRDQVSGWRKKLYSACSLGWTGSDNQWRHYTRGYLYLAALATPLVLSVHSVVSWDFAMSIIPGWHGTIFAPYFVAGAIYSGIGMVFTLLIPLRKMLRVEHMIVDYHFDNLAKLTLFVGSILFYAYAMEYFVAWYSGSPFEQVTFWRRAFGPMWWGGWTMIICNAFVSQLLWFKKIRTNLTALFVISIFINIGMWFERYVIIVSSLSNDYEPWAWGQLNPTWADWGILAGSFGWFGMYFLLFARTFPIVAIQEIKETIPFPRKRGGH; the protein is encoded by the coding sequence ATGTCGCACACGTATACGCCGACCCAGACCCACGCCGAGGTCACGCGCGACGTGGTGGCCACGCTTGGCACGCCGAGCCGCGGCTACGTCATGATGCTGGCCGGCGCGGTGGGCCTCTTCCTCGTCGGTTTGTTCACCTTTGTCATGCTCCTCAAGGACGGGCTCGGGCTGGCGGGGTATAGCCCCCCGGTCATGTGGTCCACCTACATCACCACCTTCGTGTTCTGGGTGGGCATCGGGCACGCCGGCACGCTGATTTCCGCCATCCTCTTCCTCTTCCGCTCGCAGTGGCGGACGGCGGTGTACCGCGCCACGGAAGCGATGACGGTGTTCGCGGTCATGACGGCGGGCCTCTTCCCGATCATCCACATCGGCCGGCAGTGGATCTTCTACTGGCTGCTCCCGTACCCGAACCAGCGCTACCTCTGGCCCAACTTCAAGTCGCCGCTGCTCTGGGACGTCTTCGCCATTTCCACCTACCTGACGGTCTCCACGACCTTCCTGATCGTCGGGCTGGTGCCCGACATCGCGGCGGTGCGCGACCAGGTGTCCGGCTGGCGCAAGAAGCTGTACAGCGCCTGCTCGCTCGGCTGGACCGGCAGTGACAACCAGTGGCGGCACTACACCCGCGGGTACCTCTACCTGGCCGCCCTGGCCACGCCGCTGGTGCTCTCGGTGCACTCCGTGGTGTCCTGGGACTTCGCCATGTCGATCATCCCGGGCTGGCACGGGACGATCTTCGCGCCGTACTTCGTGGCCGGCGCCATCTACTCCGGCATCGGCATGGTGTTCACCCTGCTGATTCCGCTCCGGAAGATGCTCCGCGTGGAGCACATGATCGTCGACTACCACTTCGACAACCTGGCCAAGCTCACGCTCTTCGTCGGCTCGATCCTGTTCTACGCCTACGCGATGGAATATTTCGTGGCGTGGTACAGCGGCAGCCCGTTCGAACAGGTCACCTTCTGGCGCCGGGCGTTCGGACCGATGTGGTGGGGTGGGTGGACCATGATCATCTGCAACGCCTTCGTGTCGCAGTTGCTCTGGTTCAAGAAGATCCGGACCAACCTGACGGCGCTCTTCGTCATCTCGATCTTCATCAACATCGGCATGTGGTTCGAGCGGTACGTCATCATCGTCTCGTCGCTCAGCAACGACTACGAGCCGTGGGCGTGGGGCCAGCTGAACCCGACCTGGGCCGACTGGGGCATCCTGGCCGGCTCGTTCGGCTGGTTCGGGATGTACTTCCTGCTCTTCGCCCGCACCTTCCCGATCGTGGCGATCCAGGAAATCAAGGAAACGATTCCGTTCCCCCGGAAGCGGGGAGGCCACTGA
- a CDS encoding DUF3341 domain-containing protein, with product MATMTPGVLASFIHVDAATDAIRALQAQGHKDLTVYTPAPNHEIEEVLDHPVSPVRLFTLIGGATGCAAGFAMTFWMSNNWPLLVGGKPIATVPPYVVLGFELMILLGALSTVAGVIIMSAVNARKRIPYSEKFSDDQIGVFVPCRAEQAAAVESLLKRAGSVEVTHAS from the coding sequence ATGGCGACCATGACGCCGGGCGTCCTCGCCAGCTTCATCCACGTCGACGCCGCGACCGATGCGATCCGCGCCCTGCAGGCGCAGGGGCACAAGGACCTGACCGTGTATACGCCGGCCCCCAACCACGAGATCGAGGAAGTGCTCGATCACCCGGTGAGCCCGGTGCGCCTGTTCACGCTGATCGGTGGCGCGACGGGCTGTGCGGCCGGTTTCGCGATGACCTTCTGGATGTCCAACAACTGGCCCCTGCTGGTCGGCGGCAAGCCAATCGCCACGGTGCCCCCGTATGTCGTGCTCGGGTTCGAGCTGATGATCCTCCTCGGCGCCCTCAGCACCGTGGCCGGCGTCATCATCATGTCGGCGGTGAACGCCCGCAAGCGGATTCCCTACAGCGAGAAGTTTTCCGATGACCAGATCGGCGTGTTCGTGCCCTGCCGCGCCGAGCAGGCCGCGGCGGTCGAGTCCCTGCTCAAGCGCGCCGGTTCGGTGGAGGTGACGCATGCGTCGTAG
- a CDS encoding cytochrome c, translating to MRRSAHPAFALVLLATVTAGCSSWYNDVPSPDNLLAQVPWFDHMIASRAVWPYSRIGIPRNTPPGTVPITGGEVDWSAEWAVANTTTADKLVNPTDGVPTARGDTLFHTFCTVCHGVAGAGDGPVGPKVAAPSLLTPRAIGYSDGYIYSIIRYGRGIMGKYGDKITEQDDRWQVVNYVRQLQAAAVQPAGGQ from the coding sequence ATGCGTCGTAGCGCGCATCCGGCCTTCGCGCTGGTGCTCCTGGCCACGGTCACCGCCGGCTGCAGCAGCTGGTACAACGACGTGCCCTCGCCCGACAATCTCCTGGCGCAGGTGCCGTGGTTCGACCACATGATCGCGTCACGCGCCGTCTGGCCCTACTCCCGTATCGGCATCCCGCGGAACACCCCCCCCGGCACGGTGCCGATCACCGGGGGCGAGGTGGACTGGTCGGCGGAATGGGCCGTCGCCAACACCACGACCGCCGACAAGCTCGTGAACCCGACCGACGGGGTGCCCACCGCCCGCGGCGACACCCTCTTCCACACCTTCTGCACCGTCTGTCACGGTGTGGCCGGCGCGGGGGATGGCCCAGTCGGCCCCAAGGTGGCCGCACCATCCCTCCTGACGCCGCGGGCCATCGGGTACAGCGATGGCTACATCTACAGCATCATCCGGTATGGCCGTGGCATCATGGGCAAGTACGGCGACAAGATCACCGAGCAGGATGATCGCTGGCAGGTCGTCAATTACGTGCGTCAGCTGCAGGCCGCGGCGGTCCAGCCGGCGGGAGGTCAGTGA
- a CDS encoding anti-sigma factor, translated as MPRTPEPLRHIPEDELHAYLDQALSRSQCVEIEHHLAGCPGCRAERDAIAALRDRTTALLVTAAPRRIRPRPYAELSPTFHQAPSLRSRRLHNAAWAASVVAALGLGWGMNHWFESGVPADPIASNIVPPAQGNPVTTVTPAGNSMEVESPAPEALATRTEATPRRRTSPPSPPAASPAQPEALPVAQIDPPRPPGTSLSSLGGTSADKEPVLTGVWRTVSFANDQSERDDWVPRVEGVPVVQVKQQQAPQGGRPITLVTQLLANGEVISTVEGPAPEVAALLSQQSGQSASAELQDMEIASPPLPLDGSTPAAPARSAPRTLAIFGSAPSDSLKAFMLRVK; from the coding sequence ATGCCGCGCACTCCTGAACCCCTGCGCCACATTCCCGAAGACGAACTGCACGCATACCTGGACCAGGCGCTGAGCCGGTCGCAGTGCGTGGAGATCGAGCACCATCTTGCCGGTTGCCCAGGCTGCCGGGCCGAACGCGACGCGATTGCCGCCCTCCGCGACCGCACCACGGCCCTCCTGGTCACCGCGGCCCCCCGCCGGATCCGGCCACGGCCGTACGCCGAACTCTCCCCCACCTTCCACCAGGCGCCTTCGCTCCGGAGCCGGCGACTGCACAACGCCGCCTGGGCTGCCAGCGTGGTGGCCGCGCTCGGACTCGGCTGGGGGATGAACCATTGGTTCGAGTCGGGCGTCCCGGCCGACCCGATCGCCTCGAACATCGTCCCCCCGGCCCAGGGCAATCCCGTCACCACCGTGACACCGGCCGGCAACTCCATGGAAGTGGAGTCGCCCGCACCGGAGGCGCTCGCAACCCGCACCGAAGCCACCCCGCGTCGTCGAACCTCCCCGCCCTCGCCCCCCGCCGCATCACCGGCCCAGCCCGAAGCCCTCCCCGTGGCGCAGATCGACCCGCCACGGCCCCCGGGCACGTCGCTGTCGTCACTCGGCGGCACCTCGGCGGACAAGGAGCCGGTGCTGACGGGCGTCTGGCGGACGGTCTCCTTTGCCAACGACCAGTCCGAGCGCGACGATTGGGTCCCGAGGGTGGAGGGGGTCCCCGTCGTCCAGGTGAAGCAGCAGCAGGCCCCGCAGGGAGGCCGGCCGATCACGCTGGTCACGCAGCTCCTCGCCAACGGCGAGGTGATCAGCACCGTCGAGGGCCCCGCCCCCGAGGTGGCCGCGCTCCTGTCCCAGCAATCCGGTCAGAGCGCCAGCGCCGAGTTGCAGGACATGGAGATCGCCTCGCCGCCGCTGCCGCTGGACGGCTCCACGCCAGCAGCCCCCGCCAGGAGCGCCCCGCGAACCCTCGCCATCTTCGGCAGCGCCCCATCGGACTCCCTGAAGGCGTTCATGTTGAGGGTGAAGTAA
- a CDS encoding sigma-70 family RNA polymerase sigma factor, whose translation MRDELETLYLTTYAAVVRFLYRKVWDADRAEDLAQEVFVRAMRHRPEKPRAWVFAVAANLARDEARSAIRRRKHLTLLTNEPTQRHQVEPEGEENVEHDEKMEKVREALAELSQRDRDVLLLWDAGLSYPEIAEQSGLAVGAVGTTLARARKRLIEAHDRMEVERKRNHAAHS comes from the coding sequence GTGCGCGACGAACTCGAAACCCTCTACCTGACGACCTACGCCGCGGTGGTGCGGTTCCTGTACCGCAAGGTGTGGGACGCCGACCGGGCGGAGGACCTGGCACAGGAGGTGTTCGTCCGGGCCATGCGGCATCGGCCGGAGAAGCCGCGGGCGTGGGTCTTTGCCGTGGCGGCCAACCTGGCGCGCGACGAGGCCCGGTCGGCCATCCGGCGGAGGAAGCACCTGACGCTGCTGACCAACGAGCCGACGCAGCGGCACCAGGTCGAGCCGGAGGGGGAAGAGAACGTCGAGCACGATGAGAAGATGGAAAAGGTCCGGGAGGCCCTGGCGGAACTTTCCCAGCGCGACCGGGACGTCCTCCTCCTCTGGGACGCCGGCCTCAGCTATCCGGAAATTGCCGAACAATCAGGACTTGCCGTCGGCGCCGTCGGGACCACGCTGGCCCGTGCCCGAAAGCGCCTCATCGAAGCCCATGACCGTATGGAAGTCGAACGGAAACGGAACCATGCCGCGCACTCCTGA